The segment GCGTCTGTCCGACGAGAACGGTACGCTTCGCATCGGGCTGGGTGCGTTCGGAGACGGACCGGCGCTGGGCCTGTATGATGAAAGGGGCACGGTCATCTGGTCTGCCCCATAATGCCGGGATGTTCGGGCCATCTGGTCTGATGCTCGCCGGCCCGACGGCCTTTTTCGGCCGTGTGGTTGGAGCCGTGACATAAGCTGCGGATTCGCCTTCCGCATCGGCAAAGTGCTTGCATTCGCCCCGCATTTCCTGGAAAATAGGCCCGTTTGAAACGCAGGATGGTGGGGAGTATGCATGACTGACGTCACGCGCATGTTGAACGCCATCGAACGGGGGGATGCCAGGGCTACGGACGAACTTCTGCCCTTGGTCTATGAGGAACTGCGACTTCTTGCCGCCCAGAAGCTCTCACATGAATCCCCGGGGCAGACGCTCCAGGCCACGGCTCTGGTCCATGAGGCGTACATCCGTCTGGTGGGCGAACAGAACCAGAATTGGACGGGTCGCCTTCACTTCTTCCGAGCGGCCGCCGAGGCGATGCGCCGTATCCTCATCGACAACGCGCGCCGCAAGAAGAGCGACAAACGCGGCGGCAATCATCAGAGGGTCGAGGCCCAGGACGCGGTTCTCTGCATTCGCGAGACCTGCTCTCCCGAGAATCTGATTGCCCTGGATGAGGCCCTGGCCAGACTTGCCGAAGCCGATTGGGCCAAGGCCGAGGTGGTCAAGCTCCGCTATTTCGCAGGCTTGACCGTGGAGCAGACGGCCGAGGTCCTGGGGATCGGCGCCACAACGGCAAAGCTGCACTGGGCTTACGCACGCGCCTGGCTGCTGCGGGAGATCGGATAGCGGGCGCGTCTGGCAGTCCAAGCAACTTTTTCTGCGATTCTTCGAAAATTCTCCGTCCCATCGTGGGCTCGATTACGCGTTGTTAGTAGGCCGGCTTCAAAAGGAGTCCGATGGTCCAGTACGAAGAGAATTCGGAAGAGACGATCTTCAAGGTCGCCATCCAACGCCATGACCGCGATGAGCGTCAGGCTTATGTTCTGGAGGCTTGCGGCGACGACCGACGACTATTGGCCGACGTCGAGACGCTGCTGCAATACCACGATTCGACGAGCTTTCTCGATGCGCCCGTGTTTGACACCGATGGCGGCCTGGATGAGCCTCTGGTGACCGAGGGCCCCGGCACGGTCATCGGGCGGTATAGGCTGCTGGAAAGGATTGGCGAGGGGGGGATGGCGGTGGTGTATATGGCCGAACAGGAGCGGCCGATCCGGCGGAAGGTGGCCCTGAAGATCATCAAACTGGGGATGGACACCCGGCAGGTGATCGCTCGTTTTGAGGCCGAGCGGCAGGCCCTGGCCATGATGGACCACCCGAGTATCGCCAAGGTGCTGGACGCCGGAGCGACGGAGACCGGCCGGCCCTACTTTGTCATGGAACTCGTCCAGGGCGTCTCGATTACCAAGTATTGCGATGGGAATAATCTGAGCACCAGGGAGCGATTGGCTTTGTTCGTCCAGGTCTGCCATGCCGTCCAGCACGCCCACCAGAAGGGCATCATCCATCGCGATCTGAAGCCCTCCAACGTCATGGTGACGCACCACGACGGCAAGCCCGTGCCCAAGGTGATCGATTTCGGCATCGCCAAGGCCACGAACCAGCGTCTGACGGAGAAGACGCTGTTCACCCGCTACGCCCACATCATCGGCACTCCCGCCTACATGAGTCCGGAGCAGGCGGAACTGAGCGACGTGGATATCGACACGCGCTCGGACATCTACTCGCTGGGCGTACTGCTCTACGAGTTGTTGACCGGGACCACACCGTTTGGCGAGGAGGAACTCCGCAAGGCCGGGTACATCGAGATGCAGCGGGTGATCCGCGAACAGGAGCCCGCCAAACCCTCTACGCGCATCCGGACGGCCACCCGGGAACACCGATCTGTAGGGGCAGGCCCCCGTGCCTGCCCAACATCGGGCGGCCATGGGGGGCCGCCCCTACGAGAGGTTCGGGGCGACCTCGATTGGATCGTGATGAAGTCGCTGGAGAAGGACCGCGCCCGGCGGTACGAAACCGCCAGCGGTCTGGCCGAGGACGTCCGCCGGCATCTGGAACACGAACCGGTATCAGCCGGACCGCCGCGCGCCTGGTACCGAACGAAGAAGTCCGTCCAGCGGCATGCCATGCTCGCGGTCTCTGTCGTCGCCGTGGGGATCGCCCTTCTGGTGGGCCTGGTTTCGAGC is part of the Anaerobaca lacustris genome and harbors:
- a CDS encoding serine/threonine-protein kinase, translated to MVQYEENSEETIFKVAIQRHDRDERQAYVLEACGDDRRLLADVETLLQYHDSTSFLDAPVFDTDGGLDEPLVTEGPGTVIGRYRLLERIGEGGMAVVYMAEQERPIRRKVALKIIKLGMDTRQVIARFEAERQALAMMDHPSIAKVLDAGATETGRPYFVMELVQGVSITKYCDGNNLSTRERLALFVQVCHAVQHAHQKGIIHRDLKPSNVMVTHHDGKPVPKVIDFGIAKATNQRLTEKTLFTRYAHIIGTPAYMSPEQAELSDVDIDTRSDIYSLGVLLYELLTGTTPFGEEELRKAGYIEMQRVIREQEPAKPSTRIRTATREHRSVGAGPRACPTSGGHGGPPLREVRGDLDWIVMKSLEKDRARRYETASGLAEDVRRHLEHEPVSAGPPRAWYRTKKSVQRHAMLAVSVVAVGIALLVGLVSSMAMYLRAERARAETEAVTAFLTNDLLASVYPERAKGQEVTVRYLLETASTNLDGKFAGSPLVEAQVRQTLGSTYARMGDYEAAQPHLERVLEIRRERLGREHPATLASLDQLGMLFCNWGRYGQAEPLLVETLAVRRRVLGERHHDTLESMAHLAWQYMCEARFEEGMALAAEALEAGRSILTEADPILLRSKGILATGYVTTMRHAEAISLAREGYEISRRALADEHEITLFLANVLSWALEGDGQLDAATALAARTVELARRIVGEEHSVTAWAMSNLGAAYRAQGRYDEAEPFLARSFEVATKLGGLDHTGTILFGLRLARLYHAQERLAEHEELIVRLVEASRRTHGENHPQTGYIKYWLRIRAEQLEALVHEQRDAGDHDAAQATAARLLAVREAWHGDNGGQPPSAGGSSP
- a CDS encoding sigma-70 family RNA polymerase sigma factor; the protein is MTDVTRMLNAIERGDARATDELLPLVYEELRLLAAQKLSHESPGQTLQATALVHEAYIRLVGEQNQNWTGRLHFFRAAAEAMRRILIDNARRKKSDKRGGNHQRVEAQDAVLCIRETCSPENLIALDEALARLAEADWAKAEVVKLRYFAGLTVEQTAEVLGIGATTAKLHWAYARAWLLREIG